The sequence GTCTTCTGCGGGCGCCCCCCGCTCCCCGACGGGGACGCGCTCGTCGCCGCGCTCGCCTTCGACAACCGGGGCGGCGGACGGCGGCTGACCGAGCACCTGATCTCGCTGGGCCACCGCAGGATCGGTTACGTCGCCGGGCCGCCCGAACGGACCACCACCCGGCACCGGCTGGAAGGCCACCGCGAGGCCCTCCGGGCGGCCGGGCTCGGCACGGAGCCCGAGGACGAGGAGCGGCTGACCGTGCACGGGCCCTACGACCGGCGCTCCGGGTACGAGGCGACCCTCGAAATACTGCGCCGGGAGCCGGGGGTGACGGCCGTCGTCGCCGCCAACGACACCGTGGCGCTGGGAGCTTGCGCCGCCGTACGGGACCAGGGGCTGCGCATCCCGCAGGACATCTCGGTGGCGGGCTTCGACGACCTGCCCTTCTCGGTGGACGCCGTACCCGCGCTGACGACCGTACGGCTGCCGCTCTTCGAGGCGGGTGCGCGGGCCGGGCGGCTCGCCATGGGCAAGGAGGACCCGCCGCCGGGCGGAATCGCCACCATCGCCGCCGAGTTGATGATCCGGGGGTCGACGGCTCCGCCCCGGGTGGGGTGAGGCCCTCCCTCTGGGGGATGCACCCGCCCCTTCTGGGGGCCGGGGGCGAAAGATGGGGGCAACTCCCCCATGCGCCACGGGAGTCCCCGCCCCAGGATGGTTCGTGAGCGGTCCGGTGGGCCGTTCCCGACCTGGGAGGTGCGGTGGAGAAGGAACTGATCGGCAGTGGCGGTACGGGGGCTCCTGCCCGCCCCGCCCTCCCGGGCACCAACGGGTCCACCCAGCCCGCCGGGTCCGCCGCGTCCGCCGCGTCCGCCGCCTCCGCCCGGCCTGCCGGGTCCGCCGCCGACTCTTCCCCGGCCGCCGGAGCGACCGTCCCGGCGAGGACGAGCGGCACCGGCAGCAGCACCGCACCCGGCTCCACCCCCGCACCGAACCCCCACCCCGACCCCTGGTGGCTCCCCGGCATCGTCGGCGACCCGCCCCTGTGCGAGCCCGACTGGGTCGCCTTCGTACGGGCCGTCATCGCGGACGCGCCGCCCCAGGCCGTCGTCGCCGAACGGGAGTACCCCGGCCTCACCGGGTTCGCCCTGGTCGTCGCTCCCTTCGCCGAGCGGGCCGCCGGGCGGCTGCTGACCTCGCCGTCGAACAACGCCGTACGGGCCGGGAACGCCGTCGGGCTCGCCCCCGTGCTGGAGGACTTCCGCTCCCACCTGGTCCGGCGGCTGGCCCGGCTCGCGGCCCGGACGCTCGTGCTGGAGCTGCACAAGGCGCGGCGGGCGGGGCGGCTGGCCGGGGAGGGGCCCGAGGAGCGGTTCCGGGACTTCCTGCGGCGGACGGCGGGACGGGACGGGCTCGCGGCCTTCCTCACCTCCTATCCCGTACTGGCCCGCATCCTGGCCCGGACGAGCCTGGCCGCCGCCGACGCCTTCACGGAGATGCTCGGCCGGCTCGCCGACGACCGCGAACTGCTGGCCACCTCCGGCGTGTTGGGCGACCCGGGGCCGGAGGGCGCCGGGCGCGGGCCGGTGGCGCTGACCGGGGTCGATGCCGGTGCGGGTGACAGCCACCGCGGGGGCCGCTCGGTGATGCTGCTGCGGTTCACCGACGGCACCCGGCTGGTCTACAAGCCGCGCCCGCTCGCGGCGCACCGGCACTTCAACTCCCTGGTGGAGTGGTTCGGTTCGCTGCCCGGGACACCGGGGCTGCGGGCGCTGCGGGTGCTGGACCGGGGCGACTACGGGTGGGTGGAGTTCGTCGAGGAGCGGCCCTGCACCTCGACCGCCGAGACCCATCTCTTCTACCGGCGCCAGGGCGCGCTGCTGGCCCTGCTCCACCTGCTGGACGGCACCGATCTGCACCAGGAGAACCTGATCGCCTGCGGGTCGCACCCGGTCCTGGTCGATGTGGAGACCCTCTTCCACCCGCCGCTCACCCAGGCCCACTCCGCCGACCCCGCCGCCCGGGCCCTGCACGACTCGGTCCACCGGGTCGGGCTGCTGCCGCAGCTGCTGGTCGGGGACTCGGCCGCACTCGACGTCTCCGCGATCGGCGGCGGCCGGGCTGCCTCCTCCCCGATCGAGACCGCCGACTGGGCGGACGCGGGCACGGACACCATGCGGCTGGTACGGCGCTCCGCGCGGTTCACCGAGTCCGCCAACCGGCCCCGGCTGGAAGGGGTTCCGGCCGACCCGTCGGCGTACACCGACTCCCTCTGCGAGGGGTTCCGCGTCGGCTACACCGCCATCAGCGACTACCGCGACGAACTGCTCGGCAAGCGCGGCCTGTTGACCGACTTCGCACAGGACGAGGTGCGGGTCGTGCCCCGGCCGACCTGGGCCTACACCACGCTGCTGGACGAGTCGACCCACCCCGACCTGATGCGGGACGCCGCCGAGCGCGACCAGGTCCTCTCCCTGCTGCGCACCCCCGCCCTGGGCGTGCCCGCGCTGCCCGGGCTGGAGGACGAGGAGATCGAGGAGCTGTGGAACGGCGATGTGCCGGTCTTCCTCACCCGGCCCGGCTCCGCCGACCTGTGGAGCGGCACCGGGCGCGGGGTGCCGGTCGCGCCGGGACCCACCGGGCTGGCCCGGGTCGAGGAGAAGGTGCGGGCCATGGACACGGTGGACCGCCAGGACCAGGAGCGGATCATCCGGGCCGCCATGGTGTCCACCTCCCCCGAACCGCCGCACCGGGCGGAGGGCGGAGCGCGGGCCCGGACGGCCGCGACGGCCCCCGAGCCGGAGCAACTGCTTTCCGCCGCACGCTCGGTGGGCGATCAGCTCGTCTCGCTCGCCTACCGGCACGAGGCCCGCACCAACTGGATCGGCCTGGAGCTGCTCGGCGAGCGCTACTGGCGGCTCGCCCCGATGGCGGCCGACCTCGCGAGCGGCTACACCGGTCCCGCGCTCTTCCTCGCCCAGCTGGCCGCCCTCTCCGGCGCCGAGCGGTACGCCGAGGCCGCCCGCGAGGCGCTGGCCCCGGTCCCCGGGCTGCTGGACGCGCTGCACGGCCGGGTCGACGACCTCACGGTGCTGGGCTCGGGGGCCTTCGCGGGCCTCGGCGGCATCGCGTACGCCCTGGCCGAGGTGGGCTCGCTCCTCGGCGACGCCACGGTCCTGGAGCTGGCGGGTCCGGCGACCCGGCTGGCCTGCGCGGCGAGCGCCGCCGAGGACGGGTACGGGGTGCGCGGCGGTGCGGCCGGCGGGCTGGTCTCCCTGCTCGCGGTGCACCGCACCACCGGCCGGGCCGAGGCCTGGCGGGGCGCCGAGCGCTGCGCCGAACGTCTCTCCGTCGCACCGCTCCCGGCCGCCGGGGGCTTCGCGGAGGGGGCCGCGGGCATCGGCTGGGCGCTGCTGCGCTTCGCCGCGGCGGGGGGCGGTGAGCAGTACCGTACGGCGGGGCTGCGGGCCCTGCGCCGGGCGACCGTCGAGGTGACGGGGGGCCTGGCCTGGTGCGAGGGGGCCGCGGGCGTGGCCCTCGCCGTCGCGGACAGCCCGGACGCGCTCACCGATCCGGACCTGTCCGGCTGGCTGGCGGAGCGGACCGGTGAGCTGGCGGACTGCGCGCCGCTCGCCGACGACAGCCTCTGCCACGGCGAGCTCGGCCTGCTGGAGCTGCTCGGCCACAGCGCCCTGACCGGCGACCGTACGCCGTGGGTGCGCCGGGCCGGGACGCTGCTGGCCGCTGCCGACCGGGAGGGGCCGCGCTGCGGGACCCCCGGACACGTACCGCACCCGGGGCTGCTCACCGGCCTCTCGGGCATCGGGCACGGACTGCTGCGGGCGGGGTTCCCCGACCGGATCGGCTCCGCGCTGCTCCTCCACCCGTCCGCGGGGGCCGCCTAGACCGGCACCCTGCGGCTGATATCAGCCGTTCCATCCGCACCGACCTCCTGACCGCACCCGTTGTCGACCAACCGTCAGAAACCCTTCGTTCACCGTTCAGTCCGTTCAGAATTCAGCACTCGGCAGAGAATGAGGCAGAGATGACGCACATCAGCGAATCGGCGATGCAGGGATCCGGCACCTCCGCCCACGAGGGCGCCTACGACCACCCGGCCGGCCAGATATCCCTCGGTATCGGCGGCGGGCTGGGGATGCGCAGCAGACTCCTCAGCGCCTCGGAGGGCGAGACCGGCAACACCATCGACCTTCCGTGGACCACCATGATTCCCCTTTAACCACAGCTCGGCCCGTATTGTGGCGCATTGAGCCACTGCCGGATGAGTTACGACTCCAGTAGCCTGCGGCCATGCGAGCCACTTCGCCGGTCATCGTCGGGCGGGACGAGGAGATCGGCCTGCTGAGCAGCGCCCTGGACGCCGTGCAACGGCGTTCGGGGCGCGCCTTGTTCTTCCTCGGCGAGGCGGGGATCGGCAAATCCCGGCTGGTGGGTGAGTGCGCCTACCGGGCGTACGGGCTCAACATGCCCGTGCTCCGGGGCCGGGCCACGTCGACCGGGCTCGTCGTCCCGTTCCGGCCACTCGTGGAAGCCCTCTCCTCGCGCTTCCGGGCCGCCGGCACCCCGACCGACCCCGAGCTGGCCCCCTACCACCCCGCGCTGGCCCGGTTGGTCCCCGAGTGGCGCCAGGAGGCCTCGCCCGGCTATCCGGAGACCGTGGTGGAGCTGGCGGAGGCGCTGCTGCGGCTGCTGTCCGTGCTGGGCCGGGAGTCCGGCTGCGCGATCCTGCTGGAGGACCTGCACGACAGCGACACGGAGACCGTCGCGGTGGTCGAGTACGTCATCGACAACCTCGCCGATCTGCCGATCCTGCTCCTGGGGACGCTGCGCCCGGAGGCGGGGGCCGCCCTCGACCTCGTACGCTCCGCGGAGCGCCGCCAGGCCGCCACCGTACGGGAGTTGAAACCGCTCGCCGACGAGCAGATGCGGGCGCTGACCGGTGCGTGTCTGGAGGCGGCGCCCGAGGAGATACCCCCGGAGGTGCACCGGCGCCTCGCCGAACGCGCGGGCGGCAACCCCTACTTGGTGGAAGTGCTGCTGGCGGACCTGCTGGACACCGGCCAGTTGCGCCGGGCGGAGGGCGGCTGGGAGGCGGCCGACGATCCCGGCGGGCCGGTCCCCTCGGGCATCGTGCGGAGCTGGACCCGCAGACTCGACCGGCTGGACGAGCCGGTCCGGGACCTCTTACTCGCGGCGGCCACCCTGGGCGGCCAGTTCTCCGTCTCCGTGCTCCAGACCGTCACCGGTTTCGAGGACCGGGCCCTCTTCACCCATCTGCGGTCCGCCGTCGAGGCGGGCGTGATCGCCCCCGACGGCGCCGCCCCCGACCGGTACGCCTTCCGCCACTCGCTGACCGCCGAGGCGCTGATCTCCTCGCTCGCCCCGGCCGAGCGCGCCTCGCTCGCCCGCCGCGCCGCCGGGGCCGTGGAGCACTCCGGCCACCCCCTCGACGAGGACGGGCAGCAGCTCGTCGCCTCCCTCCACCTCGCCGCGGGCAACCGCTCGGGCGCGGCCCTGCGGTTCGCGGAGGCCGGGAGACGGATGCTCGCCTCAGGGGCCCACGGTTCGGCCGTGGTGCTGCTGGAGCGGGCCTGCCCCCTGGCCGCCGACGCCGACCGGGCCGCCATCGCCGAGTCCCTTGCGGTCGCCCGGGCCGAGGGCGGCGACCTGGACGCCGCCCTGGAGCTGGCCGAGACGCTGCCGCCGGTCCCGGCGCGCACCGAGGCCGCCGACCGGCGCGGCGAGGTCCACGTCAAGATCGCCTGGGTGGCGGTGATGGCCGAGCGGGCGGCCGACGCGGCCCGCCAGATCGACGCCGCCCGCACCCTGCTCGGCCATGAGCCGGCGCCCGGCCGCCGGGCCGCGCTCGCCGTCGCCGACGCCCATCTCGCCCTGCTCCCCGGGCAGGAGCACCGGTGCCCCTCGGAGACCGAGCGGGCCGCCCGCGAGGCCGCGGAGATCGCCGAGGCCGAGGGGCTGCCCGTGGTGGCCTGCCAGGCCTGGCAGCTGCTGGCGCTGCTGCTGCGCGAGAAGGGGTTCGACGAGGCGGACGCCTGCCTGGAGCGGATGCTCGCGCTCTCCACCGACCACGGTCTGCCCGTCTGGCGGGCGGAGGCCCTGGTGCGGCTCGGGGCGAACGCCTTCATGCGGACCGGGGACGCCTCCCGGCTGCGCTCGGCGCGGGCCGCGGCCACGGAGCTGGGTGCGCTGCTGCTGACCCAGACGGTGGACGGGCTGCTCGCCATGAACGCGGTGCTGTGCGCCCGTTGGGACGAGGCGCAGGAGATCATCGACCGTTCGCTGGAGGCCAGCGCCCGGGTCGGCAACCTCTCCGCCCACCGCTATCTGCTGCTCTCCGCCGCCACGATGGCCGCGCACCGGGGGCGGCGGCGGGACATGGACCGGGCGCTCGCCGCGTTCCGCCGGGCGGGTGGTGAGCAATCCCTGCTCGTGCCGCACCAGTTGGGGCTGTGCAAGGCGATCGGCGCCCTCCTGGAGGAGGACCGGGAACGGGCCCTGGAGGGGCTGGACGCGGTGCAGGCCTGGGAGCGGGACCACCCCAGCTACTTCTATCTGAGCGGGAGTTACGGGCTGCGCCCCTTCCTGCGGGTGCTGGCGGGGGCGGCGGACCGGGAGGAGTACGAGGCCGTACGCGCCTCGCCCGGCGCCCAACTGGCTTGGAACGGACAGTTCCTGGAGCTGGCGGACGCCGTGCTGCTGGGCCGTTCCGGCGACCGGGCCGGGGCCGCCCGCCTGGTGGCCGCCTTCGACGCCCGCTCCACGCCTTTCCCGGTCGCCCGCCATCTCGGGCTGCGCCTGGTCGCGGACGCGGCCCGCGCCGACGGGTGGGGCGAGCCGGTCGCCTGGCTGCGGCGGGCCGAGGAGTTCTTCTACGGGGTCGGGGCGCAGGCGGTCGCCTCCGCGTGCCGGGCGGCGCTGCGGCAGGCCGGGGCGAGCGTCACCCAGCACCGGGGCGGCTGGGACCGCATCCCGCTGTCGCTGCGGACCAGCGGGGTGACCCCG is a genomic window of Streptomyces sp. SID8374 containing:
- a CDS encoding LacI family DNA-binding transcriptional regulator, with translation MTVTLADVAARARVSPATVSRVLNGNYPVAASTRERVLRAVDDLDYVLNGPASSLAAATSDLVGILVNDIADPFFGIMAGAAQTQIGGPGDGSGRAGGEKLAVICNTGGSPERELTYLTLLQRQRAAAVVLTGGAVENPDHQAAMSAKLAKMADAGTRIVFCGRPPLPDGDALVAALAFDNRGGGRRLTEHLISLGHRRIGYVAGPPERTTTRHRLEGHREALRAAGLGTEPEDEERLTVHGPYDRRSGYEATLEILRREPGVTAVVAANDTVALGACAAVRDQGLRIPQDISVAGFDDLPFSVDAVPALTTVRLPLFEAGARAGRLAMGKEDPPPGGIATIAAELMIRGSTAPPRVG
- a CDS encoding type 2 lanthipeptide synthetase LanM family protein is translated as MEKELIGSGGTGAPARPALPGTNGSTQPAGSAASAASAASARPAGSAADSSPAAGATVPARTSGTGSSTAPGSTPAPNPHPDPWWLPGIVGDPPLCEPDWVAFVRAVIADAPPQAVVAEREYPGLTGFALVVAPFAERAAGRLLTSPSNNAVRAGNAVGLAPVLEDFRSHLVRRLARLAARTLVLELHKARRAGRLAGEGPEERFRDFLRRTAGRDGLAAFLTSYPVLARILARTSLAAADAFTEMLGRLADDRELLATSGVLGDPGPEGAGRGPVALTGVDAGAGDSHRGGRSVMLLRFTDGTRLVYKPRPLAAHRHFNSLVEWFGSLPGTPGLRALRVLDRGDYGWVEFVEERPCTSTAETHLFYRRQGALLALLHLLDGTDLHQENLIACGSHPVLVDVETLFHPPLTQAHSADPAARALHDSVHRVGLLPQLLVGDSAALDVSAIGGGRAASSPIETADWADAGTDTMRLVRRSARFTESANRPRLEGVPADPSAYTDSLCEGFRVGYTAISDYRDELLGKRGLLTDFAQDEVRVVPRPTWAYTTLLDESTHPDLMRDAAERDQVLSLLRTPALGVPALPGLEDEEIEELWNGDVPVFLTRPGSADLWSGTGRGVPVAPGPTGLARVEEKVRAMDTVDRQDQERIIRAAMVSTSPEPPHRAEGGARARTAATAPEPEQLLSAARSVGDQLVSLAYRHEARTNWIGLELLGERYWRLAPMAADLASGYTGPALFLAQLAALSGAERYAEAAREALAPVPGLLDALHGRVDDLTVLGSGAFAGLGGIAYALAEVGSLLGDATVLELAGPATRLACAASAAEDGYGVRGGAAGGLVSLLAVHRTTGRAEAWRGAERCAERLSVAPLPAAGGFAEGAAGIGWALLRFAAAGGGEQYRTAGLRALRRATVEVTGGLAWCEGAAGVALAVADSPDALTDPDLSGWLAERTGELADCAPLADDSLCHGELGLLELLGHSALTGDRTPWVRRAGTLLAAADREGPRCGTPGHVPHPGLLTGLSGIGHGLLRAGFPDRIGSALLLHPSAGAA
- a CDS encoding AAA family ATPase, whose product is MRATSPVIVGRDEEIGLLSSALDAVQRRSGRALFFLGEAGIGKSRLVGECAYRAYGLNMPVLRGRATSTGLVVPFRPLVEALSSRFRAAGTPTDPELAPYHPALARLVPEWRQEASPGYPETVVELAEALLRLLSVLGRESGCAILLEDLHDSDTETVAVVEYVIDNLADLPILLLGTLRPEAGAALDLVRSAERRQAATVRELKPLADEQMRALTGACLEAAPEEIPPEVHRRLAERAGGNPYLVEVLLADLLDTGQLRRAEGGWEAADDPGGPVPSGIVRSWTRRLDRLDEPVRDLLLAAATLGGQFSVSVLQTVTGFEDRALFTHLRSAVEAGVIAPDGAAPDRYAFRHSLTAEALISSLAPAERASLARRAAGAVEHSGHPLDEDGQQLVASLHLAAGNRSGAALRFAEAGRRMLASGAHGSAVVLLERACPLAADADRAAIAESLAVARAEGGDLDAALELAETLPPVPARTEAADRRGEVHVKIAWVAVMAERAADAARQIDAARTLLGHEPAPGRRAALAVADAHLALLPGQEHRCPSETERAAREAAEIAEAEGLPVVACQAWQLLALLLREKGFDEADACLERMLALSTDHGLPVWRAEALVRLGANAFMRTGDASRLRSARAAATELGALLLTQTVDGLLAMNAVLCARWDEAQEIIDRSLEASARVGNLSAHRYLLLSAATMAAHRGRRRDMDRALAAFRRAGGEQSLLVPHQLGLCKAIGALLEEDRERALEGLDAVQAWERDHPSYFYLSGSYGLRPFLRVLAGAADREEYEAVRASPGAQLAWNGQFLELADAVLLGRSGDRAGAARLVAAFDARSTPFPVARHLGLRLVADAARADGWGEPVAWLRRAEEFFYGVGAQAVASACRAALRQAGASVTQHRGGWDRIPLSLRTSGVTPREYEVFVLLPERPGNQQIARRLSISPRTVEKHMASLLSKTGRADRSALCEFAAECAVEPT